The following are encoded in a window of Candidatus Nitrosocosmicus arcticus genomic DNA:
- a CDS encoding Fe(2+)-trafficking protein: protein MSKTCLRCNKSFNESDVEDEISQKYPSCPDCWKEWTTYAVMVMNEMRLDMSLPEHRKALRKYEKGYFDKTLGEIEKKPENK from the coding sequence ATGTCAAAAACATGTCTAAGATGTAATAAATCATTTAATGAAAGTGATGTTGAAGACGAAATATCACAAAAATACCCATCTTGTCCTGATTGTTGGAAGGAATGGACAACCTATGCAGTCATGGTTATGAATGAGATGAGACTAGATATGTCCCTACCAGAACATAGAAAAGCTTTAAGAAAATACGAAAAAGGATATTTTGATAAAACATTAGGTGAAATAGAAAAAAAACCGGAAAATAAATAA
- a CDS encoding NERD domain-containing protein, giving the protein MKINPNSLIKLLNEFNSNINKIRIKYSFLTLDVLDFLSERGIVIKDKIVEASSYNKIIVALAAVECGADILTVCKLIDWKDFELFASGILKFHNYVVYKNYRIRNPTRQIDVVGIRLQNALVVDCKHWKRTTYSEMLRAVDKQKERGILFMEKNKSIRIEYSYPIVITFLPNEFRYVNQVPIVPISSLNSFLIDFDNYKQNFFRI; this is encoded by the coding sequence TTGAAAATCAATCCTAATTCGCTCATCAAGCTACTCAATGAATTTAATTCAAATATAAACAAGATTAGAATCAAATATAGTTTTTTGACGCTAGATGTTTTAGATTTTCTGTCCGAGAGAGGGATAGTCATAAAAGACAAGATAGTCGAGGCCTCTTCCTATAATAAGATCATAGTTGCATTAGCTGCAGTTGAATGTGGTGCAGATATTTTGACTGTCTGTAAGTTGATTGACTGGAAGGATTTTGAATTATTTGCTTCTGGGATACTGAAATTTCATAATTATGTGGTATACAAAAACTATCGTATTAGGAATCCAACTCGACAAATCGATGTAGTAGGTATAAGATTACAAAATGCTTTAGTTGTAGACTGTAAGCATTGGAAGAGAACTACCTACTCCGAAATGCTTCGCGCAGTAGATAAACAGAAAGAACGAGGTATTCTCTTTATGGAAAAGAATAAATCGATTAGAATTGAATATTCTTATCCAATAGTTATTACTTTTTTGCCTAATGAATTTCGCTATGTAAATCAAGTACCTATAGTTCCAATAAGCTCTCTTAACTCATTTTTAATTGATTTTGATAATTATAAACAAAATTTTTTTAGGATTTAA
- a CDS encoding cupredoxin domain-containing protein, whose protein sequence is MVNKPIYLAASLLGILSVIAIGASGTDDVFAQSDKVQASIVPGASTLTDTAYSPNPIEATVGQTVVWTNDDSAFHTVTSGIIGAPDAGKMFDSGLAGPTALTAKGKTFEHTFDTAGEYPYFCTLHPAMVGTVIVK, encoded by the coding sequence ATGGTAAATAAACCAATTTATCTTGCAGCAAGTTTACTTGGAATTCTGAGTGTGATAGCTATTGGGGCAAGCGGAACCGATGATGTTTTTGCTCAATCAGATAAAGTACAGGCATCTATAGTCCCTGGAGCGTCTACTTTGACCGATACGGCATACAGTCCAAATCCTATTGAAGCCACTGTTGGTCAAACTGTAGTGTGGACAAACGATGATTCCGCATTCCATACTGTTACATCTGGAATAATTGGGGCACCAGATGCTGGAAAAATGTTTGATTCAGGTTTAGCTGGGCCGACAGCACTTACCGCTAAGGGAAAAACCTTTGAGCATACATTCGACACTGCAGGCGAATATCCGTATTTTTGTACCTTACATCCTGCGATGGTTGGTACAGTAATAGTAAAATAA
- a CDS encoding adenylosuccinate synthetase, translating to MPCIVTVGGFYGDEGKGKIVAYLSIKDNYDIAARGGAGPNAGHTFVQNNKEFKVRMLPSAVLNKDTRLLIGAGVLIEPNILLKEIETFNTTDRTFVDFQCGIIEKIHQDKDKNSNHLKNLIGTTGTGTGPANADRALRSLRLAKDLPEIALFLEDVSNSINHSIDNKEKVLIEGTQGTFLSLFHGTYPFVTSKDVSASAICSDVGVGPKKIDEVLIVFKSYVTRVGEGPLNSEISAEQAKERNWLEYGSVTGRQRRSAPFDYDLAKKAIRINSATQVALTKLDIVFPESKGITDFSKLSAKAKEFVDNIESETGLPVTIIGTGAEIMDTIDRRSNK from the coding sequence ATGCCTTGTATAGTTACTGTAGGCGGATTTTATGGAGATGAAGGGAAGGGAAAGATAGTTGCCTATCTTTCTATAAAAGATAATTATGACATAGCAGCTAGAGGAGGTGCGGGCCCTAATGCAGGTCATACTTTTGTTCAAAACAACAAAGAGTTCAAAGTTAGAATGTTACCTAGTGCAGTATTAAACAAAGATACTAGACTACTAATTGGTGCAGGTGTCCTCATAGAGCCAAACATATTATTAAAAGAAATAGAGACATTCAATACTACCGATAGGACTTTTGTAGATTTTCAATGTGGCATTATAGAAAAAATTCATCAAGATAAGGATAAAAATAGTAATCATCTTAAGAATTTGATTGGTACTACGGGGACAGGGACTGGCCCTGCAAATGCAGACCGAGCATTGAGAAGTCTAAGACTTGCAAAGGATTTGCCAGAGATTGCTTTATTTTTAGAAGATGTTAGCAATTCTATTAACCATTCAATAGACAACAAAGAAAAAGTACTAATTGAAGGGACTCAGGGTACATTTTTGTCACTCTTTCACGGGACGTACCCTTTTGTAACATCAAAAGATGTATCTGCCTCAGCCATTTGTTCTGATGTAGGTGTTGGCCCAAAAAAAATAGATGAAGTTTTGATTGTATTTAAATCATATGTTACTAGAGTAGGAGAAGGACCATTAAATTCTGAAATAAGTGCTGAGCAAGCAAAGGAAAGAAATTGGTTAGAATACGGAAGCGTAACAGGAAGACAACGAAGGTCTGCTCCTTTTGATTACGACTTGGCAAAAAAAGCTATTCGGATTAATAGCGCAACACAAGTGGCGTTAACAAAACTAGACATTGTTTTCCCAGAATCCAAAGGTATTACAGATTTTTCAAAATTATCTGCAAAAGCTAAAGAATTTGTGGATAATATTGAATCCGAGACAGGATTACCAGTGACCATCATTGGAACGGGGGCAGAGATAATGGACACAATAGATAGAAGAAGTAACAAATAA
- a CDS encoding bis(5'-nucleosyl)-tetraphosphatase, giving the protein MYDEISAGAVLYLVDENFEIMYLILNYNYGHWDFPKGNMEIGETEIDTVFREVSEETGIKDVQIINGFRQQISYKYRKKSKLVNKAVIYYLAETKSKKVVLSFEHINFDWQTFEQALQKLSFENSKRVLRMANEFLLTTENMKRSPIKS; this is encoded by the coding sequence ATGTATGATGAAATTTCGGCCGGGGCTGTACTATATTTGGTAGACGAAAATTTCGAAATAATGTATTTGATCCTCAATTATAATTATGGGCATTGGGATTTTCCCAAAGGAAATATGGAAATAGGGGAGACAGAGATAGATACCGTTTTTAGAGAAGTGTCAGAAGAGACTGGAATTAAAGACGTTCAAATAATCAACGGGTTCAGACAACAAATTTCATATAAATATAGGAAAAAATCAAAATTAGTAAATAAAGCAGTAATTTACTATTTGGCCGAAACTAAATCAAAGAAAGTGGTTCTATCATTTGAGCATATAAATTTTGATTGGCAAACTTTTGAGCAGGCATTACAAAAACTTTCGTTTGAAAACAGTAAACGAGTCTTAAGAATGGCAAATGAATTTCTGCTAACAACAGAAAATATGAAAAGAAGTCCTATTAAATCCTAA
- the uppS gene encoding polyprenyl diphosphate synthase, translating to MTSQINQFPFPQHIGIILDGNRRWSKIMDIDKVKGHQMGADIAEDLLNWIYDLGIKITTVYVLSNENLHRETNELENIYSLLEDKLISLYNDSRIHDKQIRVKSIGEFNILPKRLQDILSKLETRTENYENMYLNIAIAYGGQKELIDAIRKIAISVKENKIEIDDIDEKIIEANLYTAHLPQAEPDLILRTSGEKRLSGFLLWQSAYSELIFVDIFWPEFRKIDLMRAIRTFQNRARRYGK from the coding sequence TTGACAAGCCAAATAAATCAATTTCCCTTCCCTCAACACATTGGAATTATTTTAGATGGAAATAGGCGATGGTCAAAAATAATGGATATTGATAAAGTGAAGGGCCATCAAATGGGTGCAGATATTGCGGAAGATTTATTAAATTGGATTTACGACCTAGGGATAAAAATAACTACAGTATATGTGTTATCAAATGAAAATCTTCATAGGGAAACAAATGAACTCGAAAATATTTACTCCTTGCTCGAGGATAAATTGATTAGTTTGTATAATGATAGTAGGATACATGATAAGCAGATACGAGTAAAATCGATCGGAGAATTCAATATTCTTCCAAAGAGATTGCAAGATATTTTGAGTAAGTTAGAAACGAGAACAGAAAATTATGAAAACATGTACTTAAACATCGCTATTGCATATGGTGGACAGAAGGAATTAATCGACGCGATTAGAAAAATAGCGATTTCAGTTAAAGAAAACAAAATTGAAATAGATGATATAGATGAGAAGATAATTGAGGCAAATCTATATACGGCCCATCTCCCCCAAGCAGAGCCTGATTTGATTTTAAGAACATCAGGGGAAAAACGGTTAAGTGGATTCTTGCTGTGGCAAAGTGCATATAGTGAACTCATATTTGTTGATATTTTTTGGCCAGAATTTAGAAAAATTGATTTGATGCGAGCAATTCGAACTTTTCAAAATAGAGCTCGAAGATATGGTAAATAA